Proteins encoded together in one Streptomyces sp. NBC_01216 window:
- a CDS encoding cob(I)yrinic acid a,c-diamide adenosyltransferase gives MVNLTRIYTRTGDQGTTALGDMSRTAKTDLRISAYADANEANAVIGTALALGQLDEEVAKVLVRVQNDLFDVGADLATPVIENPEYPPLRVEQSYVDKLEADCDRFLAELDKLRSFILPGGTPGAALLHQACTVVRRAERSTWAAIEMHGETMNPLTATYLNRLSDLLFILARTANKTVGDVLWVPGGER, from the coding sequence ATGGTCAATCTGACGCGCATCTACACCCGTACCGGCGACCAGGGCACCACCGCGCTGGGCGACATGAGCCGGACCGCCAAGACCGATCTGCGGATCTCGGCGTACGCCGACGCCAACGAGGCGAACGCGGTCATCGGAACGGCCCTCGCGCTGGGACAGCTCGACGAGGAGGTCGCGAAGGTCCTCGTCCGCGTGCAGAACGACCTGTTCGACGTGGGTGCGGACCTCGCCACGCCGGTGATCGAGAACCCCGAGTACCCGCCACTGCGGGTGGAGCAGTCGTACGTCGACAAGCTGGAGGCGGACTGCGACCGTTTCCTCGCGGAGCTGGACAAGCTCCGCTCCTTCATCCTGCCGGGCGGCACGCCCGGCGCGGCGCTGCTGCACCAGGCGTGCACGGTGGTCCGCCGGGCCGAGCGGTCCACCTGGGCGGCGATCGAGATGCACGGCGAGACGATGAACCCCCTGACCGCCACCTACCTCAACCGGCTGTCCGACCTACTGTTCATCCTGGCCAGGACGGCGAACAAGACGGTCGGGGACGTGCTCTGGGTCCCGGGCGGCGAACGCTAG
- a CDS encoding F0F1 ATP synthase subunit gamma, translated as MGAQLRVYKRRIKSVTATKKITKAMEMIAASRVVKAQRKVQASTPYATELTRAVTAVATGANDRHPLTTEAENPTRAAVLLLSSDRGLAGAFNSNAIKAAEALTKKLEGEGRQVDVYVVGRRGIAHYNFRERKLAGSWTGFTDQPEYADAKKIAAPLIEAIEKDTADGGVDELHIVYTEFVSMMTQTAVEARLLPLSLDEVAKEAGEQDTLRPLYDFEPSAEDVLDALLPRYVESRIYNALLQSAASKHAATRRAMKSATDNAGDLINNLSRLANAARQAEITQEISEIVGGTAALADATAGSDK; from the coding sequence ATGGGAGCGCAGCTCCGGGTCTACAAGCGTCGCATCAAATCCGTCACCGCGACGAAGAAGATCACCAAGGCGATGGAGATGATCGCCGCCTCGCGTGTCGTCAAGGCGCAGCGCAAGGTGCAGGCGTCGACCCCGTACGCGACCGAGCTGACCCGCGCGGTCACCGCGGTGGCCACGGGTGCGAACGACAGGCACCCGCTGACCACCGAGGCGGAGAACCCGACCCGTGCCGCGGTCCTGCTCCTCTCGAGCGACCGCGGTCTGGCCGGCGCGTTCAACTCCAACGCCATCAAGGCGGCGGAAGCGCTGACGAAGAAGCTGGAGGGCGAGGGACGCCAGGTCGACGTGTACGTCGTCGGCCGCCGCGGCATCGCGCACTACAACTTCCGTGAGCGCAAGCTGGCCGGCTCGTGGACCGGTTTCACGGACCAGCCGGAGTACGCGGACGCCAAGAAGATCGCGGCACCGCTGATCGAGGCGATCGAGAAGGACACGGCGGACGGCGGAGTGGACGAACTCCACATCGTCTACACCGAGTTCGTCTCGATGATGACGCAGACGGCGGTCGAGGCCCGGCTGCTGCCCCTCAGCCTCGACGAGGTGGCGAAGGAGGCGGGCGAGCAGGACACGCTCCGTCCGCTGTACGACTTCGAGCCGTCGGCGGAGGACGTCCTCGACGCCCTGCTGCCGCGCTACGTCGAGAGCCGGATCTACAACGCGCTGCTCCAGTCGGCTGCCTCCAAGCACGCCGCCACGCGTCGTGCGATGAAGTCGGCTACCGACAACGCGGGAGACTTGATCAACAACCTCTCCCGACTTGCCAACGCGGCCCGCCAGGCCGAAATCACCCAGGAAATCAGCGAGATCGTCGGTGGCACCGCAGCCCTGGCCGACGCGACCGCGGGGAGTGACAAGTAA
- a CDS encoding 3-hydroxyacyl-CoA dehydrogenase family protein produces MARKLAVIGAGLMGSGIAQVSAQAGWDVVLRDVTDAALTRGTDGIKASYDRFVAKGKLDAADAEAALGRITATTELEAVADADIVVEAVFEKLEVKHEIFRTLDKIAKEGAVLASNTSAIPITKIAAVTERPEAVVGTHFFSPVPMMQLCELVRGYKTSDETLAAARTFAESVGKTCIVVNRDVAGFVTTRLISALVVEAAKLYESGVATAEDIDIACKLGFGHAMGPLATADLTGVDILVNATSNIYTECQDEKFAPPELMRRMVDAGDIGRKSGQGFYEH; encoded by the coding sequence GTGGCCAGGAAGCTCGCCGTCATCGGGGCCGGACTCATGGGGTCCGGAATCGCGCAGGTCTCGGCCCAGGCGGGCTGGGACGTCGTCCTGCGTGACGTCACCGACGCCGCCCTCACCCGTGGCACCGACGGCATCAAGGCGTCGTACGACCGGTTCGTCGCCAAGGGCAAGCTGGACGCCGCCGACGCCGAGGCCGCTCTCGGTCGCATCACCGCCACCACCGAGCTGGAGGCCGTGGCCGACGCCGATATCGTCGTCGAGGCCGTCTTCGAGAAGCTCGAGGTCAAGCACGAGATCTTCCGCACCCTCGACAAGATCGCCAAGGAGGGTGCGGTCCTCGCCTCCAACACCTCCGCCATCCCGATCACCAAGATCGCCGCGGTGACGGAGCGCCCGGAGGCCGTCGTCGGCACACACTTCTTCTCGCCGGTCCCGATGATGCAGCTCTGCGAGCTCGTCCGCGGGTACAAGACCAGTGACGAAACCCTCGCCGCCGCACGGACGTTCGCCGAATCGGTCGGCAAGACCTGCATCGTCGTCAACCGCGACGTGGCCGGCTTCGTCACCACGCGGCTGATCTCCGCGCTCGTGGTCGAGGCGGCCAAGCTGTACGAATCCGGTGTGGCGACCGCCGAGGACATCGACATCGCCTGCAAGCTGGGGTTCGGCCACGCCATGGGGCCGCTCGCCACCGCCGACCTGACGGGTGTCGACATCCTCGTGAACGCCACGAGCAACATCTACACCGAGTGCCAGGACGAGAAGTTCGCCCCGCCGGAGCTGATGCGCCGGATGGTGGACGCGGGTGACATCGGCCGTAAGAGCGGGCAGGGCTTCTACGAGCACTGA
- the atpD gene encoding F0F1 ATP synthase subunit beta, with product MTTTVETAAATGRVARVIGPVVDVEFPVDAMPEIYNALNVEVPDPAEEGATKTLTLEVAQHLGDGLVRTISMQPTDGLVRQAPVVNTGDGITVPVGDVTKGRVFNTLGQVLNDDPSTVADAPRWAIHRKAPAFDQLESKTEMFETGLKVVDLLTPYVKGGKIGLFGGAGVGKTVLIQEMIVRVAKLHDGVSVFAGVGERTREGNDLMVEMEEAGVLDKTALVFGQMDEPPGTRLRVALAGLTMAEYFRDVQKQDVLFFIDNIFRFTQAGSEVSTLLGRMPSAVGYQPNLADEMGLLQERITSTRGHSITSMQAIYVPADDLTDPAPATTFAHLDATTVLSRPISEKGIYPAVDPLDSTSRILDPRYITQEHYDAATRVKGILQKYKDLQDIIAILGIDELSEEDKLVVHRARRVERFLSQNTHAAKQFTGVDGSDVPLDESIAAFNAICDGEYDHFPEQAFFMCGGIEDLKANAKELGVS from the coding sequence ATGACGACCACTGTTGAGACGGCCGCCGCCACGGGCCGCGTCGCCCGGGTCATCGGCCCGGTCGTCGACGTGGAGTTCCCCGTCGACGCGATGCCGGAGATCTACAACGCGCTGAACGTCGAGGTTCCGGACCCGGCCGAGGAGGGCGCGACCAAGACGCTGACCCTCGAGGTCGCCCAGCACCTCGGTGACGGACTCGTCCGCACCATCTCCATGCAGCCCACCGACGGCCTGGTCCGCCAGGCCCCCGTGGTCAACACCGGCGACGGCATCACCGTGCCCGTCGGCGACGTCACCAAGGGTCGTGTGTTCAACACGCTCGGCCAGGTGCTGAACGACGACCCCTCCACGGTGGCCGACGCCCCGCGCTGGGCGATCCACCGCAAGGCCCCGGCCTTCGACCAGCTCGAGTCCAAGACCGAGATGTTCGAGACCGGCCTGAAGGTCGTCGACCTCCTCACCCCGTACGTCAAGGGTGGAAAGATCGGTCTGTTCGGTGGTGCCGGTGTCGGCAAGACCGTTCTGATCCAGGAGATGATCGTCCGTGTGGCCAAGCTGCACGACGGTGTGTCGGTCTTCGCGGGCGTCGGCGAGCGCACCCGTGAGGGCAACGACCTCATGGTCGAGATGGAGGAGGCCGGCGTTCTCGACAAGACCGCGCTGGTCTTCGGCCAGATGGACGAGCCCCCGGGCACCCGTCTGCGCGTGGCCCTGGCCGGTCTGACCATGGCGGAGTACTTCCGCGATGTGCAGAAGCAGGACGTGCTGTTCTTCATCGACAACATCTTCCGCTTCACGCAGGCCGGTTCCGAGGTCTCGACCCTGCTCGGCCGTATGCCCTCCGCGGTGGGTTACCAGCCGAACCTGGCCGACGAGATGGGTCTCCTCCAGGAGCGCATCACCTCGACCCGTGGTCACTCGATCACCTCGATGCAGGCGATCTACGTCCCCGCGGACGACCTGACCGACCCGGCTCCGGCCACCACCTTCGCCCACCTCGACGCGACGACGGTTCTCTCCCGTCCGATCTCCGAGAAGGGCATCTACCCGGCCGTGGACCCGCTGGACTCCACGTCCCGGATCCTGGACCCGCGCTACATCACGCAGGAGCACTACGACGCCGCCACGCGCGTCAAGGGGATCCTGCAGAAGTACAAGGACCTCCAGGACATCATCGCGATTCTCGGTATCGACGAGCTGAGCGAGGAGGACAAGCTCGTTGTCCACCGCGCCCGCCGTGTCGAGCGCTTCCTCTCCCAGAACACCCACGCGGCGAAGCAGTTCACCGGTGTGGACGGGTCGGACGTTCCGCTCGACGAGTCGATCGCCGCGTTCAACGCGATCTGCGACGGTGAGTACGACCACTTCCCCGAGCAGGCGTTCTTCATGTGCGGTGGCATCGAGGACCTCAAGGCCAACGCCAAGGAGCTCGGCGTCTCCTGA
- a CDS encoding F0F1 ATP synthase subunit epsilon produces MAAELHVELVAADRSVWSGEATLVIARTTSGDIGVMPGHQPLLGVLESGPVTIRTSEGNTVVAAVHGGFISFADDKLSLLAEIVELADEIDAQRAERALERAKSESDAAAERRADVRLRAVAVR; encoded by the coding sequence TTGGCTGCTGAGCTGCACGTCGAGCTGGTCGCCGCGGACCGGAGTGTCTGGTCCGGCGAGGCCACCCTGGTCATCGCGCGTACCACCTCCGGCGACATCGGCGTCATGCCCGGCCACCAGCCGCTGCTCGGTGTGCTGGAGTCGGGCCCGGTGACCATCCGTACGAGCGAGGGCAACACCGTCGTCGCCGCCGTACACGGTGGATTCATCTCGTTCGCCGACGACAAGCTGTCTCTGCTCGCGGAGATCGTCGAGCTTGCGGACGAGATCGACGCCCAGCGCGCCGAGCGCGCGCTGGAGCGCGCCAAGTCGGAATCGGACGCCGCCGCCGAGCGTCGCGCCGATGTCCGGCTGCGTGCGGTAGCGGTCCGCTAG
- a CDS encoding glycosyl hydrolase family 18 protein, with protein sequence MSTQAPTRRTGFRHRAAAGLTALILPLAAMVGLATPAEAATSATATYTKVSDWGSGFEGKWTVKNTGTTTLSSWAVEWDYPSGTSVTSAWDATVTSSGTHWTGKNVGWNGSLAPGASISFGFNGSGSGAPSGCKVNGASCDGSTQPGDDAPSAPGTPAASDVTNTSVKLTWTAATDDKGVKNYDVKRDGATVATVNGLTYTDTGLTAGTDYGYTVVARDTIDQTGPASGMVSVRTTGGGGGDPQPNVIKMGYFTNWGVYGRNYHVKNIVTSGSAAKLTHINYAFGNVTGGKCTIGDAYADYDKAYTAAQSVDGVADTWDQPLRGNFNQLRKLKQAYPNIKILWSFGGWTWSGGFGQAMQNPAAFAQSCYDLVEDPRWADVFDGIDLDWEYPNACGLSCDTSGAASFKNMMQAMRAKFGPNNLVTAAVTADASAGGKIDAADYAGAAQYMNWFNVMTYDFFGAWAAKGPTAPHSPLTSYAGIPQSGFNSAEAIAKFKAKGVPANKLLLGIGFYGRGWTGVTQSAPGGTATGPAAGTYEQGIEDYKVLKNSCPTTGTIAGTAYAHCGTNWWSYDTPATVTSKMSWAKNQGLGGAFFWEFSGDTGNGELVGAINSGLS encoded by the coding sequence TTGAGCACTCAAGCACCGACGCGCAGAACAGGGTTCAGACACCGGGCCGCCGCCGGTCTGACCGCCCTGATCCTGCCCCTGGCCGCCATGGTCGGCCTCGCCACACCCGCCGAGGCGGCCACCTCGGCCACCGCCACCTACACCAAGGTCTCCGACTGGGGCTCGGGCTTCGAGGGAAAGTGGACGGTGAAGAACACCGGCACCACCACCCTCTCCTCCTGGGCCGTGGAGTGGGACTACCCCTCCGGCACCTCCGTCACCTCCGCCTGGGACGCCACGGTCACCAGCTCCGGCACCCACTGGACCGGCAAGAACGTGGGCTGGAACGGTTCCCTGGCCCCCGGCGCCAGCATCTCCTTCGGCTTCAACGGCAGCGGCTCGGGCGCCCCGAGCGGCTGCAAGGTCAACGGGGCCTCGTGCGACGGGTCCACCCAGCCCGGCGACGACGCGCCCTCCGCGCCCGGCACCCCCGCCGCGTCGGACGTCACCAACACCTCGGTGAAGCTGACCTGGACCGCCGCCACCGACGACAAGGGCGTCAAGAACTACGACGTCAAGCGCGACGGCGCCACGGTCGCCACGGTCAACGGCCTGACGTACACCGACACGGGTCTGACCGCCGGCACCGACTACGGCTACACGGTCGTGGCCCGCGACACCATCGACCAGACCGGCCCGGCCAGCGGCATGGTCTCCGTCCGCACCACGGGCGGCGGCGGGGGCGACCCCCAGCCGAACGTCATCAAGATGGGATACTTCACCAACTGGGGTGTCTACGGCCGTAATTACCATGTCAAGAACATCGTGACCTCCGGCTCGGCCGCCAAGCTCACCCACATCAACTACGCCTTCGGCAACGTCACCGGCGGGAAGTGCACCATCGGTGACGCCTACGCCGACTACGACAAGGCATACACCGCCGCCCAGTCCGTCGACGGCGTCGCCGACACCTGGGACCAGCCGCTGCGCGGCAACTTCAACCAGCTGCGCAAGCTGAAGCAGGCGTACCCGAACATCAAGATCCTCTGGTCCTTCGGCGGCTGGACCTGGTCCGGCGGCTTCGGCCAGGCCATGCAGAACCCGGCCGCCTTCGCCCAGTCCTGCTATGACCTGGTCGAGGACCCGCGCTGGGCCGATGTCTTCGACGGCATCGACCTGGACTGGGAGTACCCGAACGCCTGTGGCCTGTCCTGCGACACCAGCGGTGCGGCCTCCTTCAAGAACATGATGCAGGCGATGCGGGCCAAGTTCGGTCCGAACAACCTGGTCACCGCGGCCGTCACGGCCGACGCCTCGGCCGGCGGCAAGATCGACGCCGCCGACTACGCGGGCGCCGCGCAGTACATGAACTGGTTCAACGTGATGACGTACGACTTCTTCGGCGCCTGGGCGGCGAAGGGCCCGACGGCCCCCCATTCCCCGCTCACCTCCTACGCCGGGATTCCGCAGTCGGGCTTCAACTCTGCCGAGGCGATCGCCAAGTTCAAGGCGAAGGGCGTCCCCGCGAACAAGCTGCTGCTCGGCATCGGCTTCTACGGCCGCGGCTGGACCGGCGTCACCCAGTCCGCCCCGGGCGGCACGGCGACCGGCCCGGCGGCGGGCACCTACGAGCAGGGCATCGAGGACTACAAGGTCCTGAAGAACTCCTGCCCCACGACCGGCACGATCGCCGGCACCGCGTACGCGCACTGCGGAACCAACTGGTGGAGCTACGACACCCCGGCCACGGTCACGTCCAAGATGAGCTGGGCGAAGAACCAGGGGCTGGGCGGCGCGTTCTTCTGGGAGTTCAGCGGTGACACCGGCAACGGCGAGCTCGTCGGCGCCATCAACAGCGGACTGAGCTAG
- a CDS encoding response regulator transcription factor: MTIRIVVAEDQSAVRAGLVLILGSAPDIEVVGEAADGERAVELARELRPDLVLMDVQMPRMDGVTATGLIVSEGSAEVLVLTTFDLDAYVFGALRAGAVGFLLKNTEAKDLIEAVRTVAGGEGVIAPAVTRRLIAEFAAPGRPARAPDAPDPSVLDVLTRREREVLSTLGEGLSNAEIAVRLDMAEATVKTHVSRVLAKLKLRSRVQAAVLSQELGG; encoded by the coding sequence ATGACGATCCGGATCGTGGTGGCCGAGGACCAGAGCGCGGTACGGGCGGGGCTCGTCCTCATCCTCGGCAGCGCCCCGGACATCGAGGTGGTCGGAGAGGCGGCGGACGGGGAGCGGGCGGTGGAACTCGCCCGGGAACTGCGCCCGGACCTCGTACTGATGGACGTCCAGATGCCCCGGATGGACGGGGTGACGGCGACCGGGCTCATCGTCTCGGAGGGGTCCGCCGAAGTCCTGGTGCTGACCACCTTCGATCTCGACGCGTACGTCTTCGGAGCGCTACGGGCCGGGGCGGTGGGCTTCCTCCTGAAGAACACCGAGGCGAAGGACCTGATCGAGGCGGTACGGACGGTGGCGGGCGGCGAAGGGGTGATCGCGCCGGCCGTGACCCGGCGTCTGATCGCCGAGTTCGCCGCGCCGGGCCGGCCTGCTCGGGCGCCGGACGCGCCCGACCCGTCCGTACTGGACGTGCTGACGCGCCGGGAGCGGGAGGTCCTCTCGACGCTGGGCGAGGGGCTGTCGAACGCGGAGATCGCGGTCCGGCTGGATATGGCGGAGGCGACGGTGAAGACGCACGTCAGCCGGGTGCTCGCGAAGCTGAAGCTGCGCTCGCGGGTCCAAGCGGCCGTGCTGTCACAGGAGTTGGGCGGCTGA
- a CDS encoding STAS domain-containing protein — protein MHIRGDHVELVVGGRLDVRSAADARTVLHSAVDDGVGDLVLDLTGLDSWDATGLGVIMGAHRRAGRCGRRLVLRGVPPQMQRLLVATRLHRILAIEGGLAAESLPRV, from the coding sequence ATGCACATCAGGGGCGACCATGTCGAGCTGGTCGTCGGGGGCCGCCTCGACGTCCGGAGCGCGGCGGACGCCCGTACGGTCCTGCACTCGGCCGTCGACGACGGCGTCGGCGACCTGGTCCTGGACCTGACCGGTCTCGACTCCTGGGACGCGACCGGGCTCGGGGTCATCATGGGCGCACACCGCCGCGCAGGCCGCTGCGGGCGGCGCCTGGTGCTGCGCGGGGTACCGCCCCAGATGCAGCGCCTCCTGGTCGCGACCCGGCTTCACCGCATCCTCGCCATCGAGGGCGGCCTGGCGGCCGAGTCGCTGCCACGGGTGTGA
- a CDS encoding DUF2550 domain-containing protein, with protein MFLALLLSGLVVALVVIGLFVFGLRRRLIQRAGGTFDCSLRWNVPDPPPGGAGGTPTGKGWVYGVARYSGDQVSWFRVFSYAPRPRRVLERSAIEVLERRMPEGEEELALLSDAVIQGCMHRGIRLELAMSEDALTGFLAWLEAAPPGQRVNVA; from the coding sequence ATGTTCCTCGCTCTGCTCCTGAGCGGCCTGGTCGTCGCACTGGTGGTGATCGGACTCTTCGTCTTCGGCTTGCGCCGCAGACTGATCCAACGTGCCGGTGGCACCTTCGACTGTTCGCTGCGCTGGAACGTGCCGGACCCGCCTCCCGGCGGGGCCGGGGGGACACCCACCGGCAAGGGCTGGGTGTACGGCGTGGCCCGCTACAGCGGCGACCAGGTCTCGTGGTTCCGCGTCTTCTCCTACGCGCCGCGTCCGCGCCGTGTCCTGGAGCGTTCGGCGATCGAGGTCCTGGAGCGCCGGATGCCCGAGGGCGAGGAGGAGCTCGCGCTGCTCTCCGACGCCGTGATCCAGGGGTGCATGCACCGGGGCATCCGCCTCGAACTCGCCATGAGCGAGGACGCGCTCACCGGCTTCCTCGCCTGGCTGGAGGCCGCCCCGCCCGGACAGCGGGTCAACGTGGCCTGA
- a CDS encoding sensor histidine kinase: MTFTRPHRDDLLIAAAGLACGLLLWSFGLHTQADPLVRARWVNLLPLVVMACVEAVRRTLPRAALIIGTLALVADQLTYGSLLTMLMFTDVVYASVVYGSPASARRIPYSTGLITIAVTVGFLAWLQDAIALLIGLVTGMVSFLPAVTGAVVRNHRQAADAARLRAEQTALLAEMDRAQAVAAERARMARELHDMVANHLSAIAIHSTAALSIDEPGTTRQALTVIRRNSVDGLSEMRRLIGLLRDSGGDAEPAAAPTLDGLGALLAQARANGAASGLAFTLDDSRVRTAPGPEVLPAPVELAAYRIVQESLTNALKHAPAGTVAVSLARDERALTVRVTSPFGDRLGPRAPGSGAGLVGMRERAVLLGGGFEAGPVENGDGTKTWQVRAELPAEERTPDA; encoded by the coding sequence GTGACCTTCACCCGACCACACCGCGACGATCTGCTCATCGCCGCGGCCGGTCTCGCCTGCGGCCTGCTGCTGTGGTCCTTCGGCCTGCACACCCAGGCCGATCCGCTGGTTCGGGCCCGATGGGTGAACCTGCTCCCGCTGGTCGTCATGGCCTGCGTGGAGGCCGTGCGTCGCACCCTGCCGCGGGCCGCACTGATCATCGGCACGCTCGCGCTCGTGGCCGACCAGCTCACCTACGGCAGCCTCCTGACCATGCTGATGTTCACCGACGTCGTGTACGCGTCCGTGGTCTACGGCTCGCCCGCCTCCGCCCGGCGCATCCCGTACTCCACCGGACTGATCACCATCGCCGTCACGGTCGGCTTCCTCGCCTGGCTGCAGGACGCGATCGCCCTGCTGATCGGCCTGGTCACGGGCATGGTGTCGTTCCTGCCGGCCGTCACCGGCGCCGTCGTGCGCAATCACCGGCAGGCCGCCGACGCCGCCCGGCTGCGTGCGGAACAGACCGCGCTGCTCGCCGAGATGGACCGCGCCCAGGCGGTAGCGGCCGAGCGCGCCCGGATGGCCCGCGAACTGCACGACATGGTGGCCAACCACCTCTCCGCCATCGCCATCCACTCCACGGCCGCGCTCTCGATCGACGAACCGGGGACCACCCGGCAGGCGCTGACGGTGATCCGGCGGAACAGTGTCGACGGGCTGTCCGAGATGCGTCGGCTGATCGGTCTGCTGCGGGACAGCGGCGGCGACGCCGAGCCGGCCGCCGCGCCCACCCTGGACGGGCTCGGCGCGCTGCTCGCCCAGGCCCGCGCCAACGGAGCGGCGAGCGGGCTGGCCTTCACGCTCGACGACTCCCGTGTCCGGACCGCCCCCGGCCCGGAGGTGCTGCCGGCCCCGGTCGAGCTCGCCGCGTACCGCATCGTGCAGGAGTCCTTGACCAACGCCCTCAAACACGCCCCGGCGGGCACGGTCGCCGTCTCCCTCGCCCGCGACGAACGCGCGCTGACGGTACGGGTGACCAGCCCCTTCGGCGACCGCCTCGGCCCCCGCGCACCCGGGTCGGGCGCGGGCCTGGTGGGCATGCGGGAGCGGGCGGTGCTGCTCGGCGGCGGGTTCGAGGCGGGGCCCGTCGAGAACGGGGACGGAACGAAGACCTGGCAGGTGCGGGCCGAGTTGCCCGCCGAGGAGAGGACACCGGACGCATGA